A stretch of the Clostridium fungisolvens genome encodes the following:
- a CDS encoding DODA-type extradiol aromatic ring-opening family dioxygenase: MISSIFLCHGGPTLVVEKNDYTDFLKDLGKKLTPEAIVIFTAHWESEITTISSLNNTYDMIYDFYGFPKELYSIRYPAKGSLEVAVKLQSMLRTNGIESKLDENRGLDHGAWDVLYLMYPKADIPIVQVSINPFFAMEKQYEIGRDIRDLGKEDILVIGSGSTVHNLATVNWNSEKAEGWAVEFDDWLIEKVENNDKETLFNYRQLAPYAKRAVPREEHIVPMFIAMGSGNRDKPKLLHQSYAYGTLSYICFEF; encoded by the coding sequence ATGATTTCTTCAATATTTTTATGCCACGGTGGACCGACACTAGTAGTGGAAAAAAACGATTATACTGATTTTCTTAAAGACTTAGGCAAAAAATTAACCCCGGAAGCTATAGTCATATTTACAGCACATTGGGAAAGCGAAATTACAACAATTTCATCTTTAAACAATACCTATGATATGATATATGATTTTTATGGGTTCCCAAAAGAATTATATTCTATAAGATATCCTGCTAAAGGTTCTTTAGAAGTAGCTGTAAAACTGCAATCTATGTTAAGGACTAATGGTATTGAAAGCAAGCTTGATGAAAACAGAGGTCTTGATCATGGTGCCTGGGATGTACTTTATTTAATGTATCCGAAAGCTGATATACCCATTGTTCAAGTATCAATAAATCCATTTTTCGCTATGGAAAAGCAATATGAAATAGGAAGAGACATCAGGGATCTGGGAAAAGAAGATATCTTAGTAATTGGAAGCGGTTCAACTGTTCATAATCTTGCTACAGTTAACTGGAATTCAGAAAAAGCAGAAGGATGGGCAGTGGAATTTGACGACTGGCTTATTGAAAAGGTAGAAAATAATGATAAGGAGACCTTGTTTAACTACAGACAGTTAGCACCCTATGCAAAAAGAGCAGTACCACGTGAGGAGCACATAGTTCCTATGTTTATAGCCATGGGAAGCGGTAACAGAGATAAGCCGAAGCTTTTACACCAAAGCTATGCATATGGAACTTTAAGTTATATATGTTTTGAGTTTTAA
- a CDS encoding carbohydrate binding domain-containing protein: MSKISKIVAVVFLFMATMTMNVFAAEDTNRQPELSVQTDKSGYSDGDNITEIVKVNNLSTNPLTNIEIKVQMPEGYVTEDGKGSSGERIYTIAQIAGGHTSETSVVLTPKKAETSVVLPTKNGETSAVLPTKNGETSVVLPTKSAETSVVLPTKKAETSVVLPTKNGETSVVLTPKNGETSVVSTPKNGETSVVSPTEKSDQVEGLNVNNTKIGIFGHKELWVGIVLISAGLIVFVVKKKKGKKLFTFLLVITMIGAVVPDICMSRAYAAETGTATKTITATKDITVAGRNVTLLVTMTFENQGEVAQKLSYEGYKLKWQDDFNETTLNRDDWNVETHDAGWVNAEKQKYVDSDKNIYLEDGKLVIKPIKTVDENGVTSYTSGRINTQNKKDFKYGIFEARLKVPKGQGYLPAFWLMPTDENKYGQWPRCGEIDAAEVMGQDTSKLYGTIHYGNPHNQSQGTTTLSNDTFSDTYHDFAVEWLPGKINWYMDGVMYHSEDNWYSRTEGQGEITYPAPFDQQFYMILNLAVGGSWVGNPDETTDFENQAYSIDYVKVYQKDSYDENVTKPENSVTFRDPAEDGNYIINGNFATQENLTDDKDWKFLAAVGGDAKAEINNNKIDINTTNGGTADYSVQLVQPNIPLKKGGTYQVTFDAWADDARAMKVAVTGPNNGYVRYMADTGLNLTTEKSPYTFNFSMKQDDDANGRMEFNMGNAGSTASIHITNVTLKKISQSDGSNEAKTVLADGNYVYNANFQEGTNHLGFWNIKAANGKASVTPLEDGRRLKIEALEGTTDANPVVISQNGLALTAGTNYALSFKAEGESGKSIQAAVAGKTFDAALDGKNNLYNYKFKMPATSGVNDIAFTINEPGVYYLDEIRIVEDTLIKNGSFNAGLAGYDPYVDGSADATYVVDSLTEQNAAAFTIKNTGDQGWKIQLKQNNVELDKDQWYRLTLEAKSSLNRKLMFAIQRDGSADNNWDPYSGEKIVNLTNDYQTFTIDFQMKKPTDLKSILSISMGAVGGTQITTQHQICIDNINLEKIDAPAVQVTPVGENLLKNSNFATGSDGWESAITAPGQGTSAFTDNKATYCITNVGSADWNVQLKQSGITLEKGGKYKVTFKANSTEARTIKLAMLTATYGWYGGADIALTKDVTKDVVAEFTVNDPTDTNITMVVSMGLIDGATTPTSTITLSDFSLVKEQ; encoded by the coding sequence GTGTCAAAAATAAGTAAAATAGTAGCGGTTGTATTTTTATTTATGGCAACAATGACGATGAATGTATTTGCTGCTGAAGATACAAACAGACAGCCGGAATTGTCGGTGCAAACAGACAAATCTGGATATTCAGACGGTGATAATATCACTGAAATTGTCAAGGTGAATAATCTTAGTACAAATCCATTGACAAATATTGAAATCAAAGTACAGATGCCGGAAGGGTATGTAACAGAGGATGGGAAAGGTTCTTCGGGAGAGCGGATCTATACCATCGCACAGATTGCTGGAGGACATACATCAGAAACAAGCGTTGTATTAACACCGAAAAAGGCAGAAACAAGTGTTGTATTACCAACGAAAAATGGAGAAACAAGTGCTGTATTACCAACGAAAAATGGAGAAACAAGTGTTGTATTACCAACGAAAAGTGCAGAAACAAGTGTTGTATTACCAACGAAAAAGGCAGAAACAAGTGTTGTATTACCAACGAAAAATGGAGAAACAAGCGTTGTATTAACACCGAAAAATGGAGAAACAAGCGTTGTATCAACACCGAAAAATGGAGAAACAAGCGTTGTATCACCAACGGAAAAGTCAGACCAAGTGGAAGGGCTGAACGTAAATAATACAAAGATTGGCATCTTTGGTCATAAAGAATTGTGGGTAGGCATTGTGCTCATAAGTGCAGGCTTAATTGTTTTTGTTGTAAAGAAGAAAAAGGGTAAAAAATTATTTACATTTCTTTTAGTAATCACAATGATTGGTGCAGTGGTTCCAGATATTTGTATGAGCAGAGCCTATGCAGCAGAAACAGGCACAGCAACCAAGACAATCACAGCAACCAAAGACATTACAGTTGCTGGAAGAAATGTAACTCTGTTAGTAACGATGACATTTGAGAATCAGGGAGAGGTTGCACAAAAATTGTCTTATGAAGGTTATAAATTAAAGTGGCAGGATGATTTTAATGAGACAACACTAAACAGAGATGACTGGAACGTAGAAACACATGATGCCGGATGGGTAAATGCAGAAAAACAGAAATATGTTGATTCTGATAAAAATATCTATTTGGAAGACGGCAAATTAGTAATAAAACCAATCAAAACTGTTGATGAGAATGGAGTGACATCCTACACATCAGGTCGTATTAATACACAGAATAAAAAAGACTTTAAGTATGGTATTTTTGAGGCAAGACTCAAGGTACCTAAAGGACAAGGATATCTGCCAGCATTCTGGTTAATGCCTACAGATGAGAATAAATATGGTCAATGGCCAAGATGTGGCGAAATTGATGCGGCAGAAGTAATGGGACAAGATACATCGAAATTATATGGAACCATTCATTATGGTAATCCTCATAATCAATCTCAGGGAACCACTACATTAAGTAATGATACATTTTCTGATACGTATCATGACTTTGCTGTAGAATGGCTTCCAGGTAAGATCAACTGGTATATGGATGGAGTTATGTACCATAGTGAAGATAACTGGTATTCCAGAACAGAAGGTCAGGGAGAGATTACTTACCCGGCTCCATTTGATCAGCAATTCTATATGATATTAAATCTTGCAGTTGGTGGAAGCTGGGTTGGAAATCCAGATGAAACTACAGATTTTGAGAATCAGGCTTATAGTATTGATTATGTAAAAGTATATCAGAAGGATAGTTATGATGAAAATGTAACAAAACCTGAAAACAGTGTCACTTTTAGAGACCCGGCTGAAGATGGAAACTATATTATCAATGGTAATTTTGCAACCCAAGAAAATCTGACAGATGATAAAGATTGGAAGTTTCTTGCAGCTGTAGGAGGAGATGCAAAGGCGGAAATAAATAATAACAAGATTGATATTAATACCACCAATGGTGGAACTGCAGATTACAGTGTACAGCTGGTACAGCCTAATATTCCATTGAAAAAGGGTGGAACTTATCAGGTTACGTTTGATGCATGGGCAGATGATGCCAGAGCAATGAAGGTAGCCGTGACAGGACCAAATAATGGTTATGTCCGTTATATGGCTGATACAGGACTTAACTTAACAACAGAAAAGAGCCCATATACTTTTAATTTTTCCATGAAACAGGATGATGATGCAAACGGGCGTATGGAATTTAATATGGGTAATGCAGGTTCCACTGCGAGTATCCATATCACCAATGTAACGCTGAAGAAGATTTCACAGTCTGATGGCTCTAATGAAGCGAAAACAGTACTTGCAGATGGTAACTACGTTTACAATGCTAATTTCCAGGAAGGAACCAATCACCTGGGCTTCTGGAATATCAAGGCAGCGAATGGTAAGGCTTCTGTCACACCATTAGAGGATGGAAGAAGATTAAAGATTGAGGCTTTAGAAGGAACAACAGATGCGAATCCGGTTGTGATTTCACAGAACGGACTTGCATTAACAGCAGGTACAAATTATGCATTGAGTTTCAAAGCTGAGGGAGAATCTGGTAAGAGCATTCAGGCAGCAGTCGCAGGTAAGACTTTTGATGCTGCACTTGATGGAAAAAATAATCTCTATAATTATAAATTCAAAATGCCAGCTACAAGCGGGGTAAATGATATTGCATTTACAATCAACGAACCGGGCGTTTATTATTTAGATGAGATTCGTATTGTTGAGGATACACTGATTAAGAACGGAAGCTTTAATGCAGGATTGGCAGGATATGATCCATATGTTGATGGGAGTGCAGACGCAACTTATGTAGTAGACAGCCTAACAGAGCAAAATGCAGCAGCTTTTACCATTAAAAATACAGGAGATCAGGGTTGGAAGATTCAGTTAAAGCAGAATAATGTGGAACTGGATAAAGACCAGTGGTACAGACTTACTCTGGAAGCAAAATCAAGTTTGAACAGAAAGCTGATGTTTGCAATTCAGAGAGATGGCAGTGCTGATAATAACTGGGATCCATATTCCGGAGAGAAAATTGTAAATCTGACAAATGATTATCAGACATTTACAATTGATTTCCAGATGAAGAAACCAACAGATCTTAAGTCCATATTAAGTATCTCTATGGGTGCTGTAGGTGGAACTCAGATTACAACCCAGCATCAGATCTGTATTGATAATATTAATCTGGAAAAGATTGATGCACCAGCGGTACAGGTGACACCTGTTGGAGAAAATTTGTTGAAGAATTCTAATTTTGCAACTGGCAGCGATGGCTGGGAAAGTGCAATTACTGCACCAGGACAGGGAACATCAGCATTTACAGATAACAAGGCAACTTATTGTATAACCAATGTAGGATCAGCTGACTGGAATGTTCAGCTCAAGCAGAGTGGGATTACGCTGGAAAAGGGAGGAAAATATAAAGTAACCTTTAAGGCTAATTCAACAGAAGCAAGAACAATTAAACTGGCTATGCTTACAGCAACATATGGCTGGTATGGTGGAGCAGATATTGCTTTAACAAAAGATGTGACGAAAGATGTAGTAGCTGAGTTTACAGTGAATGATCCTACTGATACGAATATAACAATGGTAGTATCTATGGGTCTGATTGATGGGGCGACTACTCCTACATCAACTATAACTTTATCAGATTTTTCATTGGTGAAGGAACAGTAG
- a CDS encoding quinone oxidoreductase family protein: MKAAVINNLGDIPRYDDFPDPVLNDGDVTVKVEAVILDFAVKALAAGDHFASKQFYPNLPAVVGHGGVGSLEDGTLVSFRGIKPPYGSMAEKVVIPKAYATPIPQGVTAEQAAVIPSAALSSLGPLRYVAKLQPGETVLINGATSVSGMLAVQIAKYLGAGRVIGTGRNPVSGEKLKELGADAFINLNQPDENIVEDLKKEAGNGYDVILDYLWGHPAEVIINSFTPTALGAPSKRTRFVLIGGLAGWTAQLPGQSLITSGLEIYGMMGAQTPPDALVEGTKLVWDMIKKGKLSMDIVKYPLKDIEKVWHMEEHGKRIVIVP; encoded by the coding sequence ATGAAAGCAGCAGTTATTAATAATTTAGGAGATATTCCAAGGTACGATGATTTCCCTGATCCTGTTTTAAATGATGGTGACGTTACTGTTAAAGTAGAGGCTGTAATATTGGATTTTGCAGTGAAAGCTCTTGCAGCAGGTGATCACTTTGCTAGCAAACAATTCTATCCAAATTTACCAGCCGTTGTCGGCCATGGTGGCGTAGGTTCTCTAGAAGATGGGACACTTGTAAGTTTTCGAGGCATAAAGCCTCCATATGGTTCTATGGCAGAAAAGGTTGTGATACCAAAGGCTTACGCAACTCCAATTCCACAAGGCGTGACTGCAGAGCAGGCAGCAGTTATTCCATCTGCAGCATTAAGTTCTCTCGGGCCTCTTAGATATGTCGCAAAGCTTCAACCTGGTGAAACTGTACTAATTAACGGTGCTACCAGTGTTTCAGGTATGCTTGCCGTACAGATTGCAAAGTATCTTGGAGCAGGAAGGGTTATCGGAACAGGAAGAAATCCAGTATCAGGCGAAAAGCTTAAGGAGTTAGGGGCTGATGCCTTTATTAACCTTAATCAACCGGATGAGAACATAGTAGAAGACTTAAAAAAAGAAGCAGGAAACGGCTACGATGTGATACTTGATTATCTCTGGGGCCACCCGGCAGAAGTTATAATAAACTCCTTTACTCCAACTGCACTCGGTGCTCCAAGTAAAAGAACTCGTTTCGTTCTCATCGGAGGATTAGCAGGATGGACCGCACAACTCCCAGGTCAAAGTTTAATAACTTCAGGCCTTGAGATTTATGGAATGATGGGTGCACAGACCCCACCTGATGCTCTTGTTGAGGGTACTAAGCTTGTATGGGATATGATAAAGAAGGGTAAATTAAGCATGGACATTGTAAAGTATCCGCTTAAAGATATTGAAAAAGTTTGGCACATGGAGGAACATGGTAAAAGGATAGTTATTGTCCCATAG
- a CDS encoding alpha/beta hydrolase, protein MDGQLTYKIYLPRNIKEGEKYPVIYAMHGMGSDEEDILSLIGELKNDFILIGIRGSIIQGRGFAYFSIKGYGNPDRESFDKAVKSLEEFIHNAAVAYPIDNNRQYLLGFSQGSILSMSLALVMGNKIKGIAALSGYIPRFVKEEYKIKSVEDVSVFISHGEFDPIFPLDIGKDNYEFFRERSRNVSFKTYPSGHEVSLKNINDVIRWLNDERQKEVKK, encoded by the coding sequence ATGGATGGTCAACTTACATATAAAATTTATCTTCCCCGCAACATTAAAGAAGGAGAGAAATACCCAGTGATTTACGCCATGCATGGTATGGGAAGTGATGAAGAGGATATACTTAGTTTAATAGGAGAACTTAAAAATGATTTTATTCTTATAGGAATTAGAGGTTCTATAATCCAAGGAAGAGGTTTTGCTTATTTTTCTATAAAAGGTTATGGAAATCCGGACAGAGAGTCCTTTGATAAAGCAGTAAAAAGCTTGGAAGAATTTATACACAATGCGGCAGTAGCTTATCCCATTGATAATAATAGGCAGTATTTATTAGGATTTAGCCAGGGTTCTATTCTTTCGATGTCTTTGGCGCTTGTTATGGGTAACAAAATCAAAGGTATTGCAGCTTTAAGTGGATATATACCAAGATTTGTTAAGGAAGAATATAAGATAAAATCAGTTGAAGATGTATCAGTATTTATTTCACATGGTGAGTTTGATCCAATATTTCCTCTGGATATTGGTAAAGATAATTATGAATTTTTTAGAGAGAGAAGTAGAAATGTAAGCTTTAAAACATATCCTTCCGGACATGAAGTTTCTCTAAAAAATATAAATGATGTGATTAGATGGTTAAATGATGAGAGACAAAAGGAAGTGAAAAAATGA
- a CDS encoding helix-turn-helix domain-containing protein, with protein sequence MEILYVVAGRLDVFINSVKYELTKDDLMVINLNEVHSTQNLSMNNVIMGIPFVKYLNSLRLESAYKDWIYTDYSITYIEINNGFPDNKAFTKTFRDIYKVNPREYCKGFSNQCKNKLIV encoded by the coding sequence ATGGAAATATTGTATGTAGTAGCAGGTAGATTAGATGTATTTATTAATTCTGTAAAATATGAATTAACCAAGGATGATTTAATGGTAATAAATTTAAATGAGGTGCATTCCACTCAAAATTTATCAATGAATAATGTTATAATGGGAATTCCATTTGTAAAATATTTAAATAGTCTAAGGTTAGAAAGTGCATATAAAGATTGGATTTATACAGATTATTCTATAACTTATATAGAAATTAATAATGGGTTTCCTGATAATAAAGCTTTTACTAAGACTTTTAGAGATATATATAAGGTTAATCCTAGGGAATACTGTAAAGGTTTTAGTAATCAGTGTAAAAATAAATTAATAGTTTGA
- a CDS encoding TetR/AcrR family transcriptional regulator: MKSGEDTNVRTERRDAAENRKRILAAAQKLFEHYGVKEVSMNQIAIEAQIGPGTLYRRYKNKSELCLDLKRDNFVKFFEDIDKYLIEHHTDAPGQRLKEVLRLFICFGDKNHQLLTEIDGSAINNRSNSITQTPLYNKMHEIVVKLLSEMTASEQNEPNNVFRADMLVYALLKGDSYIFQKDVRGYSPESFLEQLCLTFLPQR; this comes from the coding sequence GTGAAAAGTGGAGAAGACACCAATGTAAGGACTGAACGTCGTGATGCTGCAGAAAACCGTAAGCGAATATTGGCTGCGGCACAGAAACTTTTTGAGCATTATGGTGTTAAAGAGGTTAGTATGAATCAAATTGCTATTGAAGCACAAATCGGTCCGGGAACCCTTTATCGCCGCTACAAAAATAAAAGTGAGCTATGTTTAGATTTAAAAAGAGATAATTTTGTTAAGTTTTTTGAAGATATTGATAAGTATTTGATAGAACACCATACCGATGCGCCTGGTCAGCGATTGAAAGAGGTTCTCAGATTATTTATTTGTTTTGGTGATAAAAATCATCAACTGTTGACAGAAATTGATGGTAGTGCAATTAACAATAGATCTAATTCCATAACGCAAACTCCTCTATACAATAAAATGCATGAAATAGTTGTTAAATTATTAAGTGAGATGACTGCAAGTGAACAGAACGAACCCAACAACGTCTTTAGGGCGGATATGTTGGTATATGCCTTATTAAAAGGTGACTCCTATATATTTCAAAAGGATGTACGTGGTTATTCACCCGAATCGTTTTTGGAACAGCTTTGCTTGACATTTTTACCGCAGAGATAG
- a CDS encoding acetylglutamate kinase — protein MYPYEVFFQYNNVYPSDYSYFQTPWYNNTNFIYPLYWNNFQRNDSISSGIINSALELSNKIRGLWEQHTVWTRATIVSMVFDLPDVNFVTNRLLQNPEDFGNAFRVYYGDKIGSKLRDLIKEHLVIAAQLVKAAKDGDNKAEAEIEKKWYANGDEIAAFLGSINPYWSEETWRRMYRTHLGLVKSEAVNLLTKNYSAEASVYDELERQALEMADTMTQGIINQFPINFR, from the coding sequence ATGTACCCATATGAAGTATTCTTCCAATACAATAATGTTTATCCATCTGATTACTCTTATTTTCAGACACCTTGGTACAACAATACTAATTTTATCTATCCCTTATACTGGAACAACTTTCAAAGAAACGATTCCATCTCGTCAGGAATAATTAATTCAGCATTAGAGTTATCAAACAAAATTCGTGGACTATGGGAACAGCATACTGTGTGGACAAGAGCTACCATCGTCAGTATGGTATTTGACTTACCGGATGTAAATTTTGTTACTAACAGACTTCTTCAAAACCCTGAAGACTTTGGAAATGCCTTTAGAGTATACTACGGCGACAAGATTGGTTCAAAGCTTAGAGATCTGATAAAAGAACACCTGGTAATTGCCGCACAGCTTGTGAAAGCAGCTAAAGACGGAGATAACAAAGCTGAGGCTGAAATTGAGAAAAAGTGGTATGCCAATGGCGATGAGATTGCTGCTTTTCTTGGAAGCATAAACCCTTATTGGTCCGAAGAAACTTGGAGAAGGATGTATCGTACACACCTTGGACTAGTTAAATCAGAAGCTGTTAATTTACTTACTAAAAACTATTCTGCTGAAGCCTCTGTATATGACGAACTCGAAAGACAAGCCTTAGAAATGGCTGATACTATGACACAAGGTATTATTAACCAGTTTCCAATAAATTTTAGATAA
- a CDS encoding rubredoxin-like domain-containing protein, whose amino-acid sequence MSRRKVTKKLFKCSVCGFIFEGEAAPEKCPKCGVGPDKFEELSSEAAEKIYRSDKTNAIHMEIITLSEKIIALSKEGIEDNLDPKCVAAFNQAKNEAWIIKQISKTELSGKLPIPVELKKGET is encoded by the coding sequence ATTAGCAGGAGGAAAGTTACGAAAAAATTATTTAAATGTTCAGTTTGTGGATTTATATTTGAAGGTGAGGCTGCTCCAGAAAAATGTCCTAAGTGCGGTGTAGGACCAGATAAGTTTGAGGAGCTTAGCAGTGAAGCTGCTGAAAAGATATACCGTTCAGACAAGACAAATGCAATACACATGGAAATTATAACTTTATCTGAGAAGATAATAGCTCTTAGCAAGGAAGGTATAGAAGACAACCTAGATCCTAAATGTGTAGCTGCCTTTAATCAAGCTAAAAATGAAGCATGGATTATTAAGCAGATATCAAAGACTGAACTTTCAGGAAAATTACCTATTCCTGTTGAGCTTAAAAAGGGAGAAACTTAG
- a CDS encoding HD-GYP domain-containing protein has translation MLFNLNEFLMAVSFTLDFVEMDILGVTSNHGKRTAYISFRIAKELGLGFKELHDIVALAMLHDNGVSEKSLHDRYLKVDSINVRSLERVKEHCTIGEENVSKYPFLTDVKDVIKYHHENYDGTGYFNLKFEEIPLMSQIIHMADVLESNFHFENNDHEMQNRAVELINKQRNKMFSSRLVDIFNNFAVDEEFWRNLKDKYIHKVLKEDVPQYSMEISFEEIRKITDVFSKIIDSKSEFTQRHSSDLSEKAAVMADYYKMNVDEKMKLIIAADLHDIGKLAVPNNILDSPNKLTIEEFDVIKKHSYFTRLALQEIKGFEDITEWASNHHEKLNGQGYPLGKVADELDFNSRLIACLDIYEALTEERPYRKALEHKEAMDILNGMKDAGFIDAQITEDIDFVFR, from the coding sequence GTGCTGTTTAATTTAAATGAATTTTTGATGGCTGTATCTTTTACATTGGATTTTGTAGAGATGGATATATTAGGTGTTACTTCAAACCACGGAAAGAGAACTGCCTATATATCTTTTAGGATTGCAAAGGAACTTGGTTTGGGCTTCAAAGAACTGCATGATATTGTTGCACTTGCGATGCTGCATGATAATGGAGTTAGTGAAAAGAGCCTGCACGATAGATATTTAAAGGTTGATTCGATAAATGTAAGAAGCCTTGAACGAGTTAAGGAACACTGTACAATTGGTGAAGAAAATGTGAGTAAATATCCATTTTTAACTGATGTTAAAGATGTTATAAAGTATCATCACGAAAACTATGATGGAACCGGATATTTTAACTTAAAGTTCGAAGAGATACCATTAATGTCTCAAATCATACATATGGCTGATGTTCTGGAGTCTAATTTTCATTTTGAAAATAATGATCATGAGATGCAAAATAGGGCAGTTGAATTAATTAATAAACAAAGAAATAAGATGTTCTCATCTAGACTAGTAGATATCTTTAACAATTTTGCAGTGGATGAGGAATTCTGGAGAAATTTAAAAGACAAGTATATACATAAAGTATTAAAAGAGGATGTACCACAATATAGTATGGAAATTTCCTTCGAAGAAATTAGAAAGATAACAGATGTATTTTCAAAGATAATAGACTCAAAATCTGAATTTACACAAAGACATTCAAGTGATCTATCAGAAAAAGCAGCTGTGATGGCTGATTATTACAAGATGAATGTTGATGAAAAGATGAAATTAATTATTGCTGCAGACTTGCATGATATAGGTAAACTGGCAGTGCCTAATAATATTTTAGACAGCCCAAATAAGCTTACAATTGAAGAGTTCGATGTTATAAAAAAACACTCATATTTTACAAGATTGGCATTACAGGAGATAAAAGGATTTGAAGATATTACTGAATGGGCATCAAATCATCACGAGAAGTTAAATGGACAAGGTTATCCTTTGGGGAAAGTTGCAGATGAATTAGATTTTAATTCAAGACTTATAGCCTGTCTGGATATTTATGAGGCACTTACTGAAGAGAGACCATATAGAAAAGCTTTGGAACACAAAGAAGCTATGGATATATTAAATGGCATGAAAGATGCAGGCTTTATAGATGCTCAGATAACAGAGGATATTGATTTTGTTTTCAGATGA
- the rlmD gene encoding 23S rRNA (uracil(1939)-C(5))-methyltransferase RlmD, which produces MIEKNKEYIVDIVAQGYEGEGIGKLEGNFTMFVEGALKGEKVKVRAIKVKKNYAYGKILETLESSKERVEPVCPIYKRCGGCRLQHTSYKEQLEFKTERVKDCITKIGKLDASIVIDTIGMEHPYRYRNKVQLPIGLENGKLSIGFFAPRSHEIIDMESCHIQDEVADNVVKLTRKWIEDHNIRPYFVDGNYDEGGVLRHIMIRRGFKTNEVMVVIVTNGKVLPHKEEFINIIKNNVSGIKSIIQNINSKATNVILGQESITLWGEDNISDYIGEFKFNISPLSFFQVNPAQTEVLYSKALEFADLKGEETVFDAYCGTGTITLFLSQKAKKVYGVEIIKEAIDNAWINAEENSVNNVQFFTGESEKVIPDLIAKGIKADVVVVDPPRKGCDRKLLEAITSIDAKRIVYVSCDPSTLARDLAIIEELGYKTVEVQPVDMFPQTSHVETVVRIERK; this is translated from the coding sequence ATGATAGAAAAAAATAAAGAATATATTGTAGATATAGTAGCACAAGGTTATGAGGGTGAAGGCATAGGTAAACTAGAGGGAAACTTTACTATGTTTGTGGAAGGTGCTTTAAAAGGTGAGAAAGTAAAAGTAAGAGCTATAAAAGTAAAAAAGAATTATGCTTATGGAAAGATTTTAGAAACTTTAGAAAGTTCAAAAGAGAGAGTAGAGCCAGTTTGTCCTATATACAAGAGATGTGGGGGATGCAGACTTCAGCATACATCATATAAAGAGCAGCTTGAATTTAAAACTGAAAGAGTTAAGGATTGTATAACAAAGATAGGTAAGCTAGATGCTAGTATTGTAATTGATACAATAGGTATGGAACATCCTTATAGATATAGAAATAAGGTACAGCTTCCAATTGGATTAGAGAATGGAAAGTTAAGCATAGGCTTTTTTGCGCCTAGAAGCCATGAAATAATAGATATGGAAAGCTGTCACATACAAGATGAGGTTGCAGATAATGTAGTAAAACTAACAAGAAAATGGATAGAAGATCATAATATTAGACCGTATTTCGTAGATGGGAACTATGATGAAGGTGGAGTATTAAGACATATAATGATAAGAAGAGGCTTTAAAACAAATGAAGTGATGGTGGTAATTGTGACCAACGGAAAAGTATTGCCTCATAAAGAAGAATTTATAAATATAATAAAAAATAATGTATCAGGAATTAAAAGTATAATACAAAATATAAATAGTAAAGCTACTAATGTGATACTTGGACAAGAATCCATAACTTTATGGGGAGAAGACAACATAAGTGATTACATAGGTGAGTTTAAATTTAATATATCTCCACTATCCTTCTTCCAAGTAAATCCTGCTCAGACCGAAGTTTTGTACTCTAAGGCTTTAGAATTTGCAGACTTAAAAGGAGAAGAGACTGTCTTTGATGCTTACTGTGGAACAGGAACCATAACTCTATTTTTATCTCAGAAAGCTAAAAAGGTATACGGAGTAGAGATAATAAAAGAAGCTATAGATAATGCTTGGATAAATGCAGAAGAAAACTCAGTAAATAATGTACAATTCTTTACAGGTGAATCAGAAAAGGTAATACCTGATCTAATAGCTAAAGGAATAAAAGCAGATGTTGTCGTAGTAGATCCACCAAGAAAGGGTTGTGACAGAAAACTATTAGAAGCAATAACATCAATAGATGCAAAGAGGATAGTTTATGTATCCTGTGATCCAAGTACCTTGGCTAGAGATCTTGCAATAATTGAAGAATTAGGCTACAAGACTGTTGAAGTTCAACCTGTAGACATGTTTCCTCAGACTAGCCACGTGGAGACAGTTGTTAGGATAGAGAGAAAATAG